The nucleotide sequence GAGCGGCGCACCATCCGGCTCCTGAATCCGGGCGTGCCCGGCACCACCGGCGCCACCAACACGGTGCACACCTCCATCCAGCTCGTGAAGCCCGGAGAGATCGCCAAGGCCCACCGCCATACCCTGACGGCACTGCGCTTCGTCCTCAAAGGCGGCGGCGCCTTCACCACGGTGGAGGGCGAGCGCTTCACCATGCACCCCGGCGACCTGATCCTGACGCCGCAGTGGACCTGGCACGACCACTACAACGGCACCGGCGAAAACATCGTGTGGCTCGACGGCCACGACGGCCCGCTGCTCAAGGCCCTGGAGGTGATGGCGGTGGAGCCCTTCAGCCAGAAACAGCAGCCGGTGGAGGCTATGCCCAACTTCAGCCTGCACCAGTTCGGCTGGGCGCGGCCGCCCGAGCAGCTTTCGGAGTTCCCCGACCCTCCCTTCCGCTATCCGTGGGAGACGACTTACGAATCGCTGAAGGCGCTGGCGTCGAGCCCGGGCGACGAGTGCGACGGTGTGCTGCTGCGCTACGTCAACCCACGCAACGGCGGCTTCACGCTGCGCACCATCGGCTGCGAGATCCAGATGATCCGGCCCGGCGAGGAGACGCGCTCGCACCGCCACACCAGCACGACCATCTACCACGTGTTCCGCGGCAGCGGCGCC is from Deltaproteobacteria bacterium and encodes:
- a CDS encoding cupin domain-containing protein translates to MSLEDLNKDLATKRLAGFWASNITDNDGEVLEPRTTVVPYLWKWGDIYDGLLQAGELVSLEQSERRTIRLLNPGVPGTTGATNTVHTSIQLVKPGEIAKAHRHTLTALRFVLKGGGAFTTVEGERFTMHPGDLILTPQWTWHDHYNGTGENIVWLDGHDGPLLKALEVMAVEPFSQKQQPVEAMPNFSLHQFGWARPPEQLSEFPDPPFRYPWETTYESLKALASSPGDECDGVLLRYVNPRNGGFTLRTIGCEIQMIRPGEETRSHRHTSTTIYHVFRGSGATIVNDQRMEWSEGDFFTVPLWSWHAHENGNKDEAILFSVNDRPVKEAFGLYREERA